One Brassica napus cultivar Da-Ae chromosome C4, Da-Ae, whole genome shotgun sequence genomic region harbors:
- the LOC106424255 gene encoding uncharacterized protein LOC106424255, whose amino-acid sequence MATTRQIVEQPQSPLIQRIKSSGTISINGSPMNDDKEEEFSRSSLALFKAKEDEIERRKMEVRDRVQSKLGLAEEATRRLADIREELESLTDPMRKEISAIRKRVDAINRELKPLGQSCQKKEKEFKEALEAYNDKNKEKAMFVSKLVELVTESEKLRMTKLEELSKSIDISLH is encoded by the exons ATGGCAACAACAAGACAGATCGTGGAACAGCCACAATCGCCACTTATTCAACGCATCAAGAGCTCGGGGACCATAAGCATCAATGGAAGCCCTATGAATGATGACAAAGAAGAGGAGTTTTCACGCTCTTCTTTGGCTTTGTTTAAGGCAAAAGAAGATGAAATTGAGAGGAGGAAGATGGAGGTTAGGGATAGAGTCCAGTCAAAGCTTGGACTCGCTGAGGAAGCTACTAGGAGACTAGCCGATATTCGGGAA GAGCTGGAATCTCTAACCGATCCAATGCGAAAGGAGATATCTGCGATAAGGAAAAGAGTCGATGCTATTAACCGGGAACTCAAGCCTTTAGGACAGAGCTGTCAGAAAAAG GAGAAGGAATTCAAAGAAGCACTTGAAGCTTACAATgacaagaacaaagagaaagcTATGTTTGTTAGCAAGTTAGTTGAG CTTGTTACTGAAAGTGAGAAACTGCGAATGACAAAGCTTGAGGAACTCAGCAAAAGCATTGACATTTCGTTACACTAA
- the LOC106424236 gene encoding tRNA dimethylallyltransferase 2-like codes for MPVNPSNGGIEEEKMKKKAKVVVIMGPTGSGKSKLAVDLASHFPVEIINADAMQIYSGLDVLTNKVTINEQKGVPHHLLGTVSPDMEFTAKDFRDSAIPLIEEIISRNHVPVLVGGTNYYIQALVSKFLLEDSTEDSDECCSNVAPGLDVESISGRDDLSHGYDLLKELDPVAANRVHPNNHRKINQYLSLHASRGVLPSKLHQENAAENWGCIDASSRFDYCLICMDAETTVLDEYVGQRVDSMVDAGLLDEVYDIYKPGADYTRGLRQSIGVREFEDFLKTYLPDTNSSANDKALKENLRKILDSPKDDKLRVMLEEAIDCVKLNTRRLLRRQKRRINRLETVFGWNIHHVDATECLLSKSEDLWDAQVVKSAAEILQSFLETETELGHDSTLRKSVERDLWSQYVCEACGNKVLRGRHEWDHHTQGRVHRKRTARFKKTQNFKNREKQQEEEEVGICRGTS; via the exons ATGCCGGTAAACCCTAGCAACGGCGGAATCGAggaagagaagatgaagaagaaggcgaaGGTGGTGGTCATAATGGGGCCCACGGGATCAGGAAAATCGAAGCTAGCCGTAGACTTGGCGTCTCACTTCCCGGTGGAGATCATAAACGCCGACGCAATGCAGATCTACAGTGGCCTCGACGTTCTCACGAACAAAGTCACCATCAACGAGCAGAAAg GAGTGCCTCATCATCTACTTGGGACGGTGAGCCCAGATATGGAGTTCACTGCTAAGGACTTTCGAGACTCCGCCATTCCT CTTATTGAAGAGATCATTTCTCGCAACCACGTTCCTGTTCTTGTTGGAGGaactaattattatatacaG GCTCTTGTCAGTAAATTTCTTCTTGAGGATTCAACAGAAGACAGTGATGAGTGCTGTTCAAATGTTGCTCCAG GCTTGGATGTGGAGTCTATCTCTGGGAGAGATGATTTGAGCCATGGCTATGACCTTCTTAAAGAGCTTGATCCTGTGGCAGCAAACAGAGTTCACCCTAATAATCACAGAAAA attAATCAATACCTGAGCTTGCATGCTAGCAGAGGAGTTCTTCCAAGCAAGCTACATCAGGAAAACGCTGCAGAG AACTGGGGATGCATCGATGCCTCCTCTCGATTTGACTACTGTTTGATATGTATGGACGCTGAAACCACGGTGCTGGACGAATACGTTGGACAAAGAGTGGATTCCATGGTAGATGCCGGACTACTTGACGAAGTCTATGACATCTACAAACCAGGAGCTGACTATACCAGAGGCCTAAGGCAGTCTATAGGCGTCAGAGAGTTTGAAGACTTCCTGAAAACGTATCTCCCAGACACAAATAGCTCCGCTAATGATAAGGCCTTGAAGGAGAATCTGAGGAAGATTCTTGATTCTCCAAAAGATGATAAGTTGAGGGTTATGCTGGAGGAAGCAATTGATTGTGTCAAGCTAAATACCAGAAGGCTCCTACGTCGTCAA AAAAGGAGAATCAATCGGCTAGAAACGGTCTTTGGCTGGAATATCCATCACGTTGATGCAACAGAGTGCTTACTAA GCAAATCAGAAGATTTATGGGATGCGCAAGTGGTTAAATCGGCTGCAGAGATTCTCCAGTCTTTCCTGGAAACAGAAACTGAGTTGGGTCATGATTCAACCTTAAGAAAGTCAGTGGAAAGAGATCTATGGAGTCAATACGTTTGTGAG GCTTGTGGAAATAAGGTACTAAGAGGAAGACACGAGTGGGATCATCACACACAAGGTCGTGTACATCGTAAGAGAACCGCACGatttaaaaaaactcaaaatttcaaaaacagagagaagcaacaagaagaagaagaagtggggaTTTGCAGAGGGACATCGTGA